The genome window CAACGCCTGACCGTTGAACAGTCGGAAAGCCTGCATAGCGAACTGAGCGCCTCCAATCTCGAACGCCAGCGGCTCCAGACCCAGTTGGAAGAAGCCACGCAGCAGCGTGACGCCAACAAGTCGGGCCACGAAAAGCTGACGACAGATCTGGGCGATGCCCGCGCCAAAATCGACACGCTGAATAAAGAATTGGTCCTGTTCCAGGACGCCATGCCCGCTGACCCGCGTGGCGGCAACCTGGGCATCCGGTCGGCCACGTTCAAGCGCGCCCCCGGCCAACTGGACTTCCAGGTCCTGGTCATGCGCGAAGAACGTACTGGCGCCCCCTTTAAGGGCACGCTCACGTTTTCTATCGACGGCAGCTACCCCAACGGACGCGTCGCCACGATTACGCCTGAAGGCCCCACGCTGAATGTAGACCGTTACGACTACGCTCTGGGCCAACTCAAGCTGCCCGACGGCTTCACCCCCAAGGTGGTCGTGCTGCGCGTCATGGACAGCGGCCAAAAACAGCAGGCCATGCGCATCTATTACGTGCGCAACTAAGCGCGCCTCTCCCGAAAACCCGCCCGTCCGGCGGGTTTTTTTGCGCCCGGCGCAAGTAGTTGCGCGCGCAACCTTTCAAGCATATAGTTGCGCAAACAACCAAATATCGGAGACAAAATGCCACTCCCCTCGCACGTTCCCGTCCTGATTGCAGGCGGGGGCCCGGTCGGTCTGACTTTGGCCGCCCTCCTGGCCGAATACGGCATCGCCTCGCTTACCGTGGAAGCCGACGATGACTATTGCAGCGGCAGCCGGGCCATCTGCATCTCGCGCCGCTCGCAGGAAATTCTGGGGTGGGTGGGCGCCGACAAGCCGGTCATGTCCACCGGTCTGGCCTGGACGGGAGGGCGCAGCTATTTTGGCGACCGCGAAGTCCTGCACTTTGAAATGCCGCACGATCCGCTGCAGCGCTATGCCCCAATGGTCAACATCCAGCAATACTCGGTAGAGGAATACGCCCATCTGGCCATGCAGCGCCACCCGGAATTGGCCAAGCTGCAATGGTCGGCCCGCGTCGCAGGACTGCAAGCGGATGACAAAGGCGTCACCGTTGAAGTCGATGCGGACGGCCAGCGCCAGACGGTGCGCGCAGACTGGCTGATCGCCTGCGACG of Achromobacter seleniivolatilans contains these proteins:
- a CDS encoding DUF6776 family protein, with the protein product MFGRSQRAVFKPSVYQPGLRTRRLPRWLVLLLVGIGLGAGGVLFLQTNYGPQRLTVEQSESLHSELSASNLERQRLQTQLEEATQQRDANKSGHEKLTTDLGDARAKIDTLNKELVLFQDAMPADPRGGNLGIRSATFKRAPGQLDFQVLVMREERTGAPFKGTLTFSIDGSYPNGRVATITPEGPTLNVDRYDYALGQLKLPDGFTPKVVVLRVMDSGQKQQAMRIYYVRN